Proteins encoded in a region of the Candidatus Nanopelagicales bacterium genome:
- a CDS encoding tyrosine-type recombinase/integrase has product MSVPVSIPTSSAGGGIPKSGDPLVDEYLAFVAARARPNTLLAQVFDLRVFFAAVDVGVCDVSTADVLAFITSQRAPRRGGNVVRFSDGEAGLAASTIKRRLASVSGLYSYLAARGLVGANPVPRSLATRRAGGRGVPLIRSARRLPRVLSPVEVNDLVAALRTDRDRAMVAAMVLGGLRRCEVLGLSLADISPGDKRVWITHGKGGHERIVPLAGSFFVVLGAYLDAERPADSPTDRVFVVLKGPHRGHPLSAAGVDEILSGARGRAGLVHATCHELRHTCFTRLREAGMALEAIQAQAGHASIETTRIYLHLSNDWLHGQYSKAMDVIDGVGFDPQAQP; this is encoded by the coding sequence ATGTCAGTTCCTGTTTCGATTCCCACGAGTTCGGCTGGCGGCGGCATCCCCAAGTCCGGGGATCCGTTGGTTGATGAGTACTTGGCGTTTGTTGCCGCCCGGGCCAGACCAAACACGCTGCTGGCCCAAGTTTTTGACCTGCGGGTCTTCTTCGCGGCGGTGGATGTTGGTGTGTGCGATGTGAGCACCGCTGATGTTCTGGCGTTCATCACATCCCAACGCGCCCCGCGACGAGGCGGCAACGTTGTGCGCTTCAGCGACGGTGAAGCCGGCTTGGCCGCCTCGACAATCAAACGCAGATTGGCATCGGTATCGGGGCTGTACTCCTATCTCGCGGCGCGGGGTCTGGTCGGGGCGAACCCAGTACCCCGCAGTCTGGCGACCCGGCGTGCCGGTGGTCGTGGGGTTCCGTTGATCAGATCCGCCCGCCGCCTACCTCGGGTTCTGTCTCCAGTGGAGGTCAATGATCTGGTCGCTGCGTTGCGCACCGACCGGGACCGGGCAATGGTGGCTGCGATGGTGTTGGGAGGGCTGCGTCGCTGCGAGGTGCTCGGGCTGTCGTTGGCGGACATCAGCCCAGGTGATAAGCGTGTCTGGATCACCCACGGCAAGGGCGGGCATGAGCGGATCGTGCCGCTGGCAGGTTCCTTCTTCGTGGTGCTGGGTGCCTATCTGGATGCTGAACGACCCGCCGATTCACCGACGGATCGGGTGTTCGTGGTCCTCAAAGGACCCCACCGCGGGCACCCCCTGTCGGCGGCCGGAGTCGATGAGATTCTTTCCGGCGCCCGCGGTCGTGCCGGGCTGGTCCACGCGACCTGCCACGAGCTGCGTCACACCTGCTTCACAAGGTTGCGCGAGGCTGGCATGGCGTTGGAAGCCATTCAGGCCCAGGCCGGGCATGCCAGCATCGAAACAACCCGGATCTACCTGCACCTGTCCAACGATTGGCTGCACGGGCAGTACTCCAAGGCGATGGACGTCATCGACGGTGTCGGTTTCGACCCGCAGGCACAGCCATGA
- a CDS encoding site-specific integrase — protein MNTPVISNLITSESEGLDRIARGYVRAATTASAGKCRARAAMRFNARFGSLAHWLEVPIGQRMAVAVEDRAYAAHAAVMAHQVVDAQFVVISKGQWGRHITCREPLAAAQFTSEAASLGFTEGQIRHMWSRLAQICVVTGRSPDTLSAQEYVSGRQALFQAATAERRATNALTTPLFGLDAVMFHRGQCPAPTGRRSSNPGHEIDWDTVAAQAPQLAATMRRYLGQIAISLRPGSVALIDTALRQLAGLLIAGHPDVTCVANISRQHIEAYRTWLVARPGYRRQPHLSKTTIGMRMGHLRGFFERIIEWGYDDIPHRIPVYSCDRPIKDTPLPRFLDDPTAAKFMAAARALPDPFDRLAIELLARTGMRKGELLALTIDAVVQIGSDYWLRTPVGKLHNDRYIPLHPVLKDMIDVWLADRPDWQTSNLLLTFRGRPIPQTRVDGAVRRAAAAAGIGHVHPHQLRHTLATQAINRGMSLEAIAALLGHKTMTMTMLYARIGDRTVAEEYFNVTAKVEALYHDPSKVILPAEAEGSAMAHLRTETHRLLGNGYCTRPAILDCQFETICESCTFFLTSTKFLPVLQNQRDDAACKGQVARQHIFDAILHQLDTTGT, from the coding sequence ATGAACACACCGGTGATCAGCAACCTGATCACGTCCGAGTCAGAGGGCTTGGACCGGATCGCACGAGGCTACGTCCGCGCCGCGACCACCGCGTCTGCGGGCAAGTGCCGGGCTCGCGCTGCCATGCGGTTCAATGCCCGTTTCGGATCGTTGGCCCACTGGCTGGAAGTCCCGATCGGCCAGCGGATGGCGGTTGCGGTGGAGGATCGAGCCTACGCAGCCCACGCGGCAGTGATGGCTCACCAGGTCGTTGATGCCCAATTCGTCGTCATCTCCAAGGGCCAGTGGGGCCGCCACATCACCTGCCGTGAACCACTGGCGGCAGCGCAGTTCACCAGCGAGGCCGCCAGTCTGGGGTTCACCGAGGGTCAAATCAGGCACATGTGGTCCCGGTTGGCCCAGATTTGTGTTGTGACTGGCCGCAGTCCGGACACCCTCTCAGCGCAGGAGTACGTGTCCGGTCGCCAGGCACTGTTCCAGGCAGCCACGGCCGAGCGCCGCGCCACCAACGCGCTGACCACCCCGCTGTTCGGTTTGGACGCGGTGATGTTCCACCGAGGCCAGTGCCCGGCACCCACCGGGCGCCGCTCGTCCAACCCCGGTCACGAGATCGACTGGGACACCGTCGCAGCACAGGCCCCCCAGCTCGCCGCAACCATGCGCCGCTACCTGGGGCAGATCGCGATCAGCCTGCGACCCGGATCGGTGGCACTGATCGACACCGCGTTGCGGCAACTGGCCGGACTGCTCATCGCCGGGCACCCCGACGTGACCTGCGTGGCCAACATCAGCCGCCAGCACATCGAGGCCTACCGAACCTGGCTAGTCGCCCGACCCGGATACCGCCGCCAGCCCCACCTATCAAAGACGACCATCGGGATGCGGATGGGACACCTGCGGGGCTTCTTCGAGCGGATCATCGAATGGGGATACGACGACATTCCGCACCGGATCCCGGTCTACTCCTGCGACCGCCCCATCAAAGACACCCCCCTGCCAAGGTTTCTGGACGACCCGACTGCGGCGAAGTTCATGGCCGCAGCCCGGGCGCTGCCAGACCCCTTCGACCGCCTCGCCATCGAACTGCTGGCCCGCACCGGGATGCGCAAAGGTGAGCTGCTCGCCCTGACGATCGACGCGGTCGTGCAAATCGGGTCCGACTACTGGCTGCGCACCCCCGTGGGCAAACTGCACAACGACCGGTACATTCCCTTGCACCCCGTCCTCAAGGACATGATCGATGTCTGGCTTGCCGACCGCCCAGACTGGCAGACCAGCAACCTGCTGCTCACCTTCCGGGGCCGACCCATCCCACAAACACGCGTCGACGGGGCAGTCCGACGCGCGGCAGCAGCCGCCGGAATCGGCCACGTCCATCCCCACCAACTGCGCCACACCCTGGCCACCCAAGCAATCAACCGCGGCATGAGCCTGGAGGCGATCGCCGCGCTTCTGGGCCACAAGACAATGACGATGACGATGCTCTACGCCCGCATCGGCGACCGCACCGTCGCCGAGGAATACTTCAACGTCACCGCCAAGGTCGAAGCGCTCTACCACGACCCCAGCAAGGTCATCCTGCCCGCCGAGGCCGAGGGCTCGGCAATGGCACACCTACGCACCGAAACCCACCGCCTGCTCGGCAACGGCTACTGCACCAGACCCGCGATACTGGACTGCCAATTCGAGACGATCTGCGAGAGCTGCACGTTCTTCCTCACCAGCACCAAGTTCCTGCCCGTACTGCAAAACCAACGCGACGACGCGGCCTGCAAAGGCCAAGTCGCCAGACAACACATCTTCGACGCAATCCTTCACCAACTCGACACCACTGGCACTTGA